CCCAGCACCCGCTTGCAGGTGAAACCATCGAGGTACCATGGGCGAGCTAGCGGAAGCAAAGGATTGATGGGACCGATTCTCTTCCATAGGGCAAGGAATTCGAAAGCTCGAACCCAATCCACCGCTGTTGTCACCATGGCCGCTGCCGCGACTTCCCGGGCGGATCGAGCGAGTCACTCTATCGCATTCGTAAAAAGAATTGGCAGCGGTCCGTCTTTCAGCCCAGGGTAGCAAGCCCCATTGAGATGAAGGCTAAACCGACTCGATTGCATGCCGACTTAACCTAGAGTCAACTAAACGCTAGCGGGTTTGCAAGAGGGGTCGCTGCTCCTGAAAAGACATTCAGGCTTGACCCGTTTGATCACTCCCACAATCGAAAAGTCTGGGTTGGCAACCGCACCAAAATCGGAGCATTGGCCCAAGCAAGAATCATGAGTGTGATGCAAACTTGCAAGCAACGGCTGGCTGATCCATTCGACTTCATCCGTCGTCAACTGACCGCGACAACCCCGTTAGCCCTGCCACTTCCCATCGTGGCACGGTAAACAATTACTCCTATGGAAGGTCAATCAACCCTCCATATCTTCCAGTTCGATTCCTTTGGTCTCTTTAACGTATTTGATAACGAAAAAGATCGAGATGACAGCGCCGGCGGTATAAAGACCGTATGCGCCGCCAAGCCCAATGGCTGCAAGCAGCATTGGAAATGACCAAGTCACAAGGAAGTTTGCTCCCCACTGTGCCAAACCGGCAATAGCCAGTGCAGAACCGCGGATCTGATTAGGAAACATTTCGCCCAGCATAACCCACATGATCGGTCCCCAAGATACATTGAAGAACACGGCATAGACAATCAGCGAGACCAATGCGATCGGTCCAGTCGCGGATGTCAGAGCTAAGTTTCCTTCCACAACACCCGCGGTGGCGAAAACGAATGCAATGATGCCCAGTGAGATCGCCATACCGATTGAACCGATCAGCAACAGCGGTTTGCGACCGACTTTGTCTACCAGAACCGTCGCGACCACACACGCGGCAATACAGAAACCATTGGTGATCACAGTGGTAAGCAGCGCCTGCCCCTCAGAAAAACCGGCTGCCTGCCAAACCACGGCGCTATAGTAGAATACAACATTGATCCCCACAAACTGCTGGAACACCGCTAGACCAATGCCCACCCAAACAATTGGTCGTACGCCATAGTTTGAATCAACGATATCTTTCAGACGAGGTTTATGATGGTCTCCGGCTAAGGAATTGTTGATCTCCTCGTATTTGGCTTCGGCATGCTCCGCTCCCATCAGACGAGCCAGTACGGCTACCGCCTTATCTTTCTTGCCAGTAGCCACTAGGAAACGTGGACTTTCCGGAATCAGTAGCAAGGCAAAGAAGAAGAGGATTGACGGTGCGAGTTCAATCCAGAACATCCAACGCCAAGCATCGAATCCCAACGCGAATTCCGATGTTGAGCCACCGGCCGTTTTGGCAATAACGAAATTGCTCAGGGCTGAAACGAAGAGTCCAGAGATAATGGCAATCTGCTGAATCGAGGACAGTGTTCCACGATATTTCGCAGGAGCAACCTCGCTGATGTATGCCGGGGCCAAGACGCTGGCCGCGCCGACCGCTAATCCACCAATCAATCGGTAGACGATAAACTCAGCTGTGCCTTGTGCAATGCCGGAACCCCAAGCACTCACGGAGAAGAAGACCGCGGCAACAATCAGAATGGAACGTCGTCCAGCTCTATCCGCTAACGTCCCCGCGAAAAATGCTCCGGCGGCACAACCCAGTAGCATGGAAGCGACAGCAAAGCCGGTTCCGGCACTGTTAGATCCGAAAGCCGAAGAAAGACCATCAACTGTTCCGTTGATTACCCCGCTATCGAATCCGAATAGGAACCCTCCAATCGTCGCAACGATACTGATTAGGATTACAAATCCCATGTTCGTCGTGTCTATTTTATCTGACACCAAATTTTCCGCTG
Above is a genomic segment from Neorhodopirellula lusitana containing:
- a CDS encoding sugar porter family MFS transporter, which produces MSDKIDTTNMGFVILISIVATIGGFLFGFDSGVINGTVDGLSSAFGSNSAGTGFAVASMLLGCAAGAFFAGTLADRAGRRSILIVAAVFFSVSAWGSGIAQGTAEFIVYRLIGGLAVGAASVLAPAYISEVAPAKYRGTLSSIQQIAIISGLFVSALSNFVIAKTAGGSTSEFALGFDAWRWMFWIELAPSILFFFALLLIPESPRFLVATGKKDKAVAVLARLMGAEHAEAKYEEINNSLAGDHHKPRLKDIVDSNYGVRPIVWVGIGLAVFQQFVGINVVFYYSAVVWQAAGFSEGQALLTTVITNGFCIAACVVATVLVDKVGRKPLLLIGSIGMAISLGIIAFVFATAGVVEGNLALTSATGPIALVSLIVYAVFFNVSWGPIMWVMLGEMFPNQIRGSALAIAGLAQWGANFLVTWSFPMLLAAIGLGGAYGLYTAGAVISIFFVIKYVKETKGIELEDMEG